One Streptomyces sp. L2 genomic window carries:
- a CDS encoding enoyl-CoA hydratase/isomerase family protein has translation MGAVVKTVGLDADEDSGVAVVTLDRPGRLNAVDLEMVRELGEVWGALRFDDRVRAVVLTGAGERAFCTGIDRDVVVPQPSSPYMPDDPLLGIGPKACGLWKPVVAAVRGMACGGAFYLLGESDFVVADSTATFFDPHTTYGMVTAYESVLMAQRMPYGEVARMVLMGTAERMTAERAHQVGLVSEVTEAGGALAAAVGCAEVIAGYPAEGVQGTVRALWAAKGAARERGFAEAPALIALGNLPAERQAELFAGRRRGGGFRTR, from the coding sequence ATGGGTGCTGTCGTGAAGACGGTTGGCCTGGACGCCGACGAGGACTCCGGTGTCGCCGTCGTCACCCTGGACCGGCCCGGGCGGCTCAACGCCGTCGATCTGGAGATGGTCCGCGAACTCGGCGAGGTCTGGGGCGCGTTGCGGTTCGACGACCGGGTGCGGGCCGTCGTGCTCACCGGCGCCGGTGAGCGGGCCTTCTGTACGGGGATCGACCGGGACGTGGTCGTGCCGCAGCCGTCGTCGCCGTACATGCCGGACGATCCGCTGCTCGGGATCGGGCCGAAGGCGTGCGGGCTGTGGAAGCCGGTGGTGGCCGCCGTGCGCGGGATGGCCTGCGGCGGCGCGTTCTATCTCCTCGGGGAGTCGGACTTCGTCGTCGCCGACAGCACCGCCACGTTCTTCGATCCGCACACCACCTACGGCATGGTCACCGCCTACGAGTCGGTGCTGATGGCCCAGCGGATGCCGTACGGGGAGGTCGCCCGCATGGTGCTGATGGGCACCGCCGAGCGGATGACGGCCGAGCGGGCGCATCAGGTGGGGCTGGTGTCGGAAGTGACCGAGGCGGGCGGTGCGTTGGCGGCGGCGGTCGGCTGCGCGGAGGTGATCGCCGGGTATCCGGCGGAGGGGGTGCAGGGGACCGTGCGGGCGCTGTGGGCCGCGAAGGGGGCGGCCCGGGAGCGGGGGTTCGCCGAGGCCCCGGCGCTCATCGCGCTGGGGAACCTGCCGGCCGAGCGGCAGGCAGAGTTGTTCGCCGGACGGCGGCGGGGCGGCGGCTTCCGGACGCGGTGA
- a CDS encoding OB-fold domain-containing protein, with protein MLKPVTDADGAPFWEYAAQGELRVQTCADCGEARFPPRPCCPHCQSFASEWRPVSGRGRVWSYVVPHPPLLPAYAEQAPYHVVVVELEDAPRIRLVGNLVERAGAGLDSVGPERVRIGARVHVVFADGTPQWVLS; from the coding sequence ATGCTGAAGCCCGTCACCGACGCCGACGGCGCGCCCTTCTGGGAGTACGCCGCCCAGGGCGAACTGCGCGTCCAGACCTGCGCCGACTGCGGCGAGGCCCGCTTCCCGCCCCGGCCGTGCTGCCCGCACTGCCAGTCCTTCGCGAGCGAGTGGCGGCCGGTCTCGGGGCGGGGCCGGGTGTGGTCGTACGTCGTGCCGCATCCGCCGCTGCTGCCCGCGTACGCGGAGCAGGCGCCGTACCACGTGGTCGTCGTGGAGCTGGAGGACGCGCCCCGGATCCGGCTCGTGGGGAACCTGGTGGAGCGGGCCGGGGCCGGGCTCGACTCCGTTGGTCCGGAGCGGGTCCGGATCGGGGCGCGGGTGCATGTGGTGTTCGCGGACGGGACGCCGCAATGGGTGCTGTCGTGA
- a CDS encoding lipid-transfer protein, with the protein MAGPGLKDATAIVGIGQTAFARRLAEDERALACRAVLAALDDAGIAPGEVDALASYTMEETDEVELAKAVGFGDLTFFSKVGYGGGGSCATVAHLAAAIAAGQATVGVAWRSRKRGSGARPWTNTAVQLPTPGQWTRPFGLLRPADEIAMLARRYMHEYGATRDHLFNVALACRNRANQNPAAVMYERPLTREMYMTSRWISEPLCLFDNCLETDGALACVIVSRERARDCRQRPVYVHSAAQGLPAQHHGMVNYWNDDPLTGPAWTAARHLWKHADLTPDDVDVAQIYDAFTALIPLSLEGYGFCGRGEGGAFTEQGALEIGGRLPLNTGGGGLSEAYVHGFNLINEGVKQLRGTSTAQVPDAATCLVTAGEGVPTSALLLRS; encoded by the coding sequence ATGGCCGGACCGGGGCTCAAAGACGCCACCGCGATCGTCGGGATCGGACAGACAGCGTTCGCCAGGCGACTGGCCGAGGACGAGAGGGCCCTGGCCTGCCGTGCCGTGCTCGCCGCCCTGGACGACGCGGGGATCGCGCCCGGCGAGGTCGACGCCCTGGCCTCCTACACGATGGAGGAGACGGACGAGGTCGAACTGGCCAAGGCGGTCGGGTTCGGGGATCTCACGTTCTTCAGCAAGGTCGGCTACGGGGGCGGCGGTTCGTGTGCCACCGTCGCCCACCTCGCCGCGGCCATCGCCGCCGGGCAGGCCACGGTCGGGGTCGCCTGGCGGTCCCGGAAGCGGGGCAGCGGAGCCCGCCCGTGGACCAACACGGCGGTGCAGCTGCCCACTCCGGGACAGTGGACTCGGCCGTTCGGGCTGCTGCGGCCCGCCGACGAGATAGCGATGCTGGCCCGCCGCTACATGCACGAGTACGGCGCCACCCGCGACCACCTCTTCAACGTCGCCCTCGCCTGCCGCAACCGCGCCAACCAGAACCCGGCGGCGGTGATGTACGAACGGCCGCTCACCCGCGAGATGTACATGACCTCCCGGTGGATCAGCGAGCCGCTCTGCCTCTTCGACAACTGCCTGGAGACTGACGGCGCGCTGGCCTGCGTGATCGTCAGCCGGGAGCGGGCGCGGGACTGCCGGCAGCGGCCCGTGTACGTCCACTCCGCCGCCCAGGGGCTGCCCGCCCAGCACCACGGCATGGTCAACTACTGGAACGACGACCCCCTCACCGGCCCCGCCTGGACCGCCGCCCGGCACCTGTGGAAGCACGCCGACCTCACCCCGGACGACGTCGACGTGGCCCAGATCTACGACGCCTTCACCGCCCTCATACCGCTCTCCCTGGAGGGGTACGGCTTCTGCGGCCGGGGCGAGGGCGGGGCGTTCACCGAGCAGGGGGCGCTGGAGATCGGGGGCCGGCTGCCCCTCAATACCGGGGGCGGCGGGCTGTCCGAGGCGTACGTGCACGGCTTCAACCTGATCAACGAGGGCGTGAAGCAACTGCGCGGCACGAGTACCGCGCAGGTTCCGGACGCCGCCACCTGTCTGGTCACCGCCGGCGAGGGTGTGCCCACCTCCGCCCTGCTGCTGAGGAGCTGA
- a CDS encoding FadD3 family acyl-CoA ligase, whose protein sequence is MNDWGTIPGLVRHSAERYGDAEAVVDGRTRITYAELGARVERATAACLAHGVRLGDRVAVWAPNSLDWITAALGAVCAGAVLVPLNTRFKGAEATDVLRRSGARLLFVTGTFLGTSYVAALRRAAAGSPQDPGGPGRPLPGLPALEQVVVLSDDAPRNFLTWKDFLAAGEGVEPAEVLSRTGSLTPDSLSDIIFTSGTTGRPKGAMITHGQTLRAYDIWAELAGLRADDRYLIVNPFFHTFGYKAGVLACLMRGATMIPQPVFDVETALANIAAERVSVLPGPPTLHQSLLDHPSRDAHDLSALRLVVTGAAVVPLHLVERLRHELGVDTVLTAYGLSEASGIVTMCRRGDPAKVIASTSGRAIPGTELRLVDGAGLPVPPGTPGEILTRGFTVMRGYYEDAPATAEVVTPDGWLHTGDVGVLDDAGNLRVTDRIKDMFIVGGFNAYPAEIEQLLSTHPDVADVAVVGIPDPRLGEVAKAYVVRRPGSLLTAPDLTAWSRREMANYKVPRAVEFVPALPRNASGKVLKGELRGGRGGAVRWGG, encoded by the coding sequence ATGAACGACTGGGGCACCATCCCGGGCCTGGTACGGCACTCGGCCGAGCGGTACGGGGACGCCGAGGCGGTGGTCGACGGCCGCACGAGGATCACCTACGCCGAACTCGGCGCCCGCGTCGAACGCGCCACCGCGGCCTGCCTCGCCCACGGCGTACGGCTCGGCGACCGCGTCGCCGTCTGGGCCCCCAACTCCCTCGACTGGATCACCGCCGCCCTGGGCGCGGTCTGTGCCGGCGCCGTCCTCGTCCCGCTCAACACCCGCTTCAAGGGCGCCGAGGCGACCGACGTGCTGCGCAGGAGCGGGGCGCGGCTGCTGTTCGTGACGGGGACGTTCCTGGGCACGTCGTACGTGGCGGCGCTGCGGAGGGCGGCGGCGGGTTCACCGCAGGACCCCGGCGGACCGGGCCGCCCGCTGCCCGGACTCCCGGCCCTGGAACAGGTGGTGGTCCTCTCGGACGACGCCCCGCGGAACTTCCTCACCTGGAAGGACTTCCTGGCGGCGGGCGAGGGAGTCGAACCCGCCGAGGTACTGAGCCGCACCGGGTCCCTCACGCCGGACTCCCTCTCCGACATCATCTTCACCTCGGGCACGACCGGCCGCCCCAAGGGGGCGATGATCACGCACGGCCAGACGCTCAGGGCGTACGACATCTGGGCCGAGCTGGCGGGGCTGCGCGCCGACGACCGCTACCTCATCGTGAACCCGTTCTTCCACACCTTCGGCTACAAGGCGGGCGTCCTGGCCTGCCTGATGCGCGGGGCGACGATGATCCCGCAGCCGGTGTTCGACGTGGAGACGGCACTGGCGAACATCGCCGCCGAACGCGTCTCGGTCCTCCCCGGCCCCCCGACCCTCCACCAGTCCCTTCTGGACCACCCCTCCCGCGACGCCCACGACCTCTCGGCCCTGCGCCTGGTGGTGACCGGCGCCGCGGTCGTCCCGCTCCACCTGGTGGAACGCCTCCGCCACGAACTCGGTGTCGATACCGTCCTCACCGCCTACGGCCTCTCCGAGGCGAGCGGCATCGTCACGATGTGCCGGCGCGGCGACCCCGCGAAGGTGATCGCCTCCACGTCGGGCCGAGCGATCCCGGGCACGGAGCTACGCCTGGTCGACGGGGCAGGCCTTCCGGTACCCCCCGGCACCCCCGGCGAGATCCTCACCCGGGGCTTCACCGTCATGCGCGGCTACTACGAGGACGCCCCCGCGACAGCCGAGGTCGTCACCCCGGACGGCTGGCTGCACACCGGCGACGTCGGCGTCCTGGACGACGCGGGCAACCTGCGCGTCACCGACCGGATCAAGGACATGTTCATCGTCGGCGGCTTCAACGCCTACCCGGCGGAGATAGAGCAACTCCTCAGCACCCACCCCGACGTGGCCGACGTAGCGGTGGTGGGCATCCCCGACCCCCGCCTCGGCGAAGTGGCCAAGGCCTACGTCGTCCGCCGCCCCGGCTCCCTCCTCACCGCCCCCGACCTCACCGCCTGGTCCCGCCGCGAAATGGCCAACTACAAGGTCCCGAGAGCAGTGGAATTCGTCCCGGCCCTCCCGAGAAACGCGAGCGGCAAGGTCCTCAAGGGCGAGCTGAGGGGTGGGAGGGGAGGGGCGGTGAGGTGGGGAGGGTGA
- a CDS encoding BTAD domain-containing putative transcriptional regulator, producing the protein MDDGPRVPEQRRPGSVNATDPVAARFSVLGPVRAWHGEEALNTGSPQQRALLAALLLREGRTATAAELIDALWGTEPPSQALAAVRTYASRLRKVLDPGVLVSESGGYAVRGLGEDALDLAAAQELAAGAEKARGAGDLTHARELLNRALGLWDGEALAGIPGPYADAQRVRLEEWRLQLLESRLDMDLEQGCHAEAVSELTALTAAQPLRERLRELLMLALYRSGRQAEALAVYADTRRLLAEELGVDPRPGLSELQQRILQADPALAAPAAPVAEPARVPVRPAQLPASVPDFTGRSAVVDELSEVLASASEAEGRVMAVSALAGIGGVGKTTLAVHVAHRARTAFPDGQLYVDLQGAGHRPAEPETVLGSFLRALGTADSAIPDSLEERAALYRSVLDGRRVLVLLDNAKDAAQVRPLLPGMEGCAALVTSRVRMVDLAGAHLVDLDVMSPDEALALFTKIVGEERVAAEREAALDVVAACGFLPLAIRIAASRLAARRTWTVSVLAAKLADERRRLDELQAGDLAVKATFELGYGQLEPAQARAFRLLGLADGPDMSLAAAAAVLDLPPEDTEDLLESLVDTSLLESAAPGRYRFHDLVRLYARSCAERDEQPPSERGAALSRLLDFYLATAAGVYAIERPGDRLVDHLEGTEYPGLAFTGPKAAVDWLYAEGDCLLACVRQGAGHGMLRRAVDLLWVAKDLTESGANSHQYESTAIALRDTAEEAGDRRAEGRARTALTNALLVSDRFAQADEEARLAILCAQEAGDLAPCCWAPNDRGIIALYQGRNDDGERHLQEAIANYRADGNLPGEASALCNLSRIHVKLGRLTSAVELARRGLAIYDQLGLTLRVANARLALGIALSAAGRRPEALEQLHEALRLFQENRQRLWEGTANFRISEAHLGAGQAAQAARHAEQALALQVIGGDWMRANVLTVLGQALDRLGQTDRARACWSEALSVHEKFGAAEAEQVRALLRPATAA; encoded by the coding sequence ATGGACGATGGGCCGCGAGTGCCGGAGCAGCGGCGTCCCGGATCCGTGAACGCCACGGATCCGGTGGCGGCGCGCTTCAGCGTGCTCGGTCCGGTGCGGGCCTGGCACGGCGAGGAGGCGCTGAACACCGGCTCCCCCCAGCAGCGTGCCCTGCTCGCCGCCCTGCTGCTGCGCGAGGGCCGTACGGCCACGGCGGCCGAGCTGATCGACGCCCTATGGGGCACCGAGCCGCCCTCCCAGGCGCTGGCCGCGGTGCGGACGTACGCCTCCCGGCTGCGCAAGGTGCTCGATCCCGGCGTCCTGGTCAGCGAGTCCGGGGGCTACGCGGTCCGGGGTCTCGGCGAGGACGCGCTGGACCTGGCGGCGGCGCAGGAGCTGGCGGCCGGGGCGGAGAAGGCGCGGGGCGCCGGGGACCTGACCCACGCCCGGGAGCTGCTGAACCGTGCGCTCGGCCTGTGGGACGGCGAGGCCCTGGCCGGCATACCCGGGCCGTACGCCGACGCCCAGCGGGTCCGCCTGGAGGAATGGCGGCTCCAGCTCCTCGAATCCCGCCTCGACATGGACCTGGAGCAGGGCTGCCACGCCGAGGCGGTCTCCGAACTGACGGCGCTGACCGCCGCGCAGCCGCTGCGCGAGCGCCTGCGCGAACTCCTCATGCTGGCGCTGTACCGCAGCGGCCGCCAGGCCGAGGCCCTCGCCGTCTACGCCGACACCCGCCGCCTGCTCGCCGAGGAGCTGGGCGTCGACCCGCGCCCCGGACTGAGCGAACTCCAGCAGCGCATCCTCCAGGCCGACCCCGCCCTCGCCGCACCCGCGGCGCCCGTCGCGGAGCCCGCCCGGGTCCCCGTCCGCCCGGCCCAGCTCCCCGCCTCCGTACCCGACTTCACCGGCCGCAGCGCCGTCGTGGACGAGCTGAGCGAGGTGCTGGCGTCGGCCTCCGAGGCGGAGGGCCGCGTGATGGCCGTGTCCGCGCTCGCCGGGATCGGCGGCGTCGGCAAGACGACCCTCGCCGTGCACGTCGCCCACCGGGCCCGCACCGCCTTCCCCGACGGCCAGCTTTACGTCGACCTCCAGGGCGCGGGCCACCGCCCCGCCGAACCGGAGACGGTCCTCGGCTCGTTCCTGCGCGCCCTCGGCACCGCGGACTCCGCGATACCCGACTCCCTGGAGGAGCGGGCCGCCCTGTACCGCTCGGTCCTCGACGGCCGCCGGGTCCTGGTCCTGCTGGACAACGCCAAGGACGCCGCCCAGGTACGGCCCCTGCTGCCCGGCATGGAGGGCTGCGCGGCCCTGGTCACCTCCCGCGTGCGCATGGTGGACCTGGCCGGCGCCCACCTGGTCGACCTGGACGTGATGTCCCCCGACGAGGCGCTGGCCCTCTTCACGAAGATCGTCGGCGAGGAGCGGGTCGCCGCCGAGCGCGAGGCCGCCCTCGACGTCGTCGCCGCCTGCGGCTTCCTCCCCCTCGCCATCCGCATCGCCGCCTCCCGCCTCGCGGCCCGCCGCACCTGGACCGTCTCCGTCCTCGCCGCCAAGCTCGCCGACGAACGCCGCCGCCTCGACGAACTCCAGGCCGGCGACCTCGCCGTCAAGGCCACCTTCGAACTCGGCTACGGCCAGCTGGAGCCGGCCCAGGCCCGCGCCTTCCGCCTGCTGGGCCTCGCCGACGGCCCCGACATGTCCCTCGCCGCCGCCGCGGCCGTCCTCGACCTCCCCCCGGAGGACACCGAGGACCTCCTGGAGTCCCTCGTCGACACCTCCCTCCTGGAGTCCGCCGCCCCCGGCCGCTACCGCTTCCACGACCTCGTCCGCCTCTACGCCCGCTCCTGCGCAGAACGCGACGAACAGCCCCCCAGCGAGCGCGGCGCGGCACTGTCGCGACTGCTGGACTTCTACCTGGCTACGGCGGCGGGGGTGTACGCGATCGAACGACCTGGTGACCGCCTGGTGGACCACCTGGAGGGCACCGAGTACCCGGGGCTGGCCTTCACCGGCCCCAAGGCCGCCGTGGACTGGCTGTACGCGGAGGGCGACTGCCTCCTGGCCTGCGTGCGCCAAGGCGCGGGGCACGGCATGCTGCGCCGGGCCGTGGACCTGCTGTGGGTCGCCAAGGACCTCACCGAGTCCGGGGCCAACTCCCACCAGTACGAGAGCACCGCGATCGCCCTGCGGGACACCGCCGAGGAGGCCGGCGACCGCCGCGCCGAGGGCCGCGCACGCACCGCGCTGACCAACGCGCTCCTGGTCTCCGACAGGTTCGCCCAGGCCGACGAGGAGGCCCGGCTGGCCATCCTGTGCGCACAGGAGGCGGGAGACCTCGCGCCCTGCTGCTGGGCTCCCAACGACCGCGGGATCATCGCCCTCTACCAGGGGCGCAACGACGACGGCGAACGGCACCTCCAGGAGGCCATCGCCAACTACCGCGCGGACGGCAACCTGCCGGGCGAGGCCAGCGCGCTGTGCAACCTGTCCCGGATCCACGTCAAACTCGGGCGGCTGACCAGCGCCGTCGAACTGGCGAGGCGGGGCCTGGCGATATACGACCAGCTCGGCCTGACCCTGCGGGTCGCCAACGCCCGGCTCGCCCTCGGCATCGCGCTGAGCGCCGCCGGCCGGCGACCGGAGGCCCTCGAACAACTCCACGAGGCCCTGCGGCTGTTCCAGGAGAACCGGCAGCGGCTCTGGGAGGGCACGGCCAACTTCCGCATCTCCGAGGCCCATCTCGGCGCCGGGCAGGCGGCGCAGGCGGCCCGCCACGCCGAACAGGCACTGGCCCTCCAGGTCATCGGGGGCGACTGGATGCGGGCCAACGTCCTCACCGTGCTGGGCCAGGCCCTCGACCGGCTCGGACAGACCGACCGGGCCCGGGCCTGCTGGAGCGAGGCCCTGAGCGTGCACGAGAAGTTCGGGGCGGCCGAGGCCGAGCAGGTGAGGGCGCTGCTGCGCCCCGCCACCGCGGCCTGA